In Carettochelys insculpta isolate YL-2023 chromosome 10, ASM3395843v1, whole genome shotgun sequence, the DNA window TTCTCGAAACTTTCCGATGTGTAACTCTCTCTCcaaggaggttaaaatgttctcccCCTGGTTATGGTGTGTTACCATCTTTAACACCTGATTTATTTGGTTGCACAGACAATCCAGTCTGGCCAAGGaacatggcagagggacattgctagCCCCTGCTGGCATAGATCACATTAGATGATGCgcaggtgaatgagcctttgATGGTTAGGTCCTTTGATGGTATCACTAGggtagatgtgtggacagagctggcaatggggtttgttgcagggtctCATTCCTGGGTCATTGTTTGCGCAGTGGGGCATGGGGTGGTTGGTGGTGAGGCTGGCTGtaagtgaggactggcctgcctacCAAGGTCTGTGAGGATGTGGGACCCCCCtctaggatgggttgtagatccttgGTGGTGTGCGGgggaggttttagctgggggctgtaggtaatggccagCAGCGCTCTGTTGGGTTGCTGGTTTCTTTGTTGGATCTGTTCTGTACTAGGTAACTTCTGGGTACCCGCTCGGATCTGTCAGTTGGCTTCTTCATCCCCACAGCTGGGTAGTGGTTTTAAGAATGCTCAATGGAGCTCCTGTAGGAGTCTGTCTCAGAGGgcttggagcaaatgcggttgtatcaCAGGGCAGGGCTGTAGACAACACATCCAGTGATGTGCTCTGGCTGAAAGCTGGAGGCACATAGGTAAGGGCAGTGTTAAAATTACCTGCACACCTCCAGCTTTCCTGGCTTGGCTGTAGCCTATGGACCAAAACACTAACCCAAGAACCAATCCCTGTTGCTAGCTGTGTCCACGCGTCTACCCTAGTGCCACcatctcaggacctgaccacagCAGCCACACCACCAAAGGCTCCTTCACCTGCTCCATCCATCCTGGGCTCGGCCTCTTTGCCCCCACACATTGCTCTGCCAGGCTCCGGTGGGGCGCAGAGGACTCCATGGCGGGCTggttgccctgccctgggctgaatTCTCCCTCTGCGTGGGCTGCCCCCAGGTACTACAGCGTCTGCTTCTACCTGCTCATGCTGGTCATGGTGGAAGGCTTCGGCGGGAAGGAGGCCCTGCTCAAAGCGCTGAGGGACACGCCCATGGCGATCAGCaccggcccctgctgctgctgctgcccctgctgtccCCGCGTCACCATGACCAAGTAAGGCTGCTGGGcacgggcagggctgggagctgtagGCCCTGAAGCAGGGGCTGCGCTGGCTGGGAGGAATGTCACTTCCGGAGCCCCTTCCCTGTAGGGGAAGCCAGTCCTTGGCCTGTGCAGCTTCCCCCATGGGGTGCACTGACCCCTGTAACGCCCTCTGCAGGCGCACAGCCAGAggcatggtgtgatggggttcagggtccccaagctctgcatcccatccgcaggcaggagtgactctcactcagcaggtagaacatgaagtttattaggtgacacaggcccagctcagcacagcacagaggtgtcagtgcagctggcagactcAGAGTCAggcattccaacccgtcctggggagaggagcctgaggggtgcccctctggggtctagcttcccccttgccaggctggctgccttccaactctccccAGCTTTTAactgctgcctctgattcaaaccccagctccactcctccctgctttgctcaggtcagaggtgttacctgccagcttaggttacagcgccagggggtcatccttagctgctgtgagctgctctgcctgtcacaccccccgccccactccatcacacatgggCATAGCTGAGCTCTGCTTGCACAGCCTGCAGTGGTGGGAAGGTAAAATAAATAGCTTCAATCCACCTGTGAGCTCCTAGGAGGGCTGCTttgggcccagggcagccccaaGGTTGCTCTGCAGGGCATTCAGGGGATTAGCCATGGCCATGCACAGCCATACGGACTGCCTGACTGAGCCCCTTCTTCTCGGTTTACCCCTGCTCAAGCAGACACCAACAGAGCTGGCAGCTTGCGTGTCACTCCAGAAACCCCCGTAGGGCCGGGCTATCCGCTGgggtcagatccagcccaccGACAAGCTCacgttcctgctaatcttttccacccacatgcagaataaattctgcCATGTGTACTGAGGCAGGTGCAACCCCAGAAGAAAAACttggctgcaggcgctctgctcaCCAGAGGGGCCCCACAAGCacctggcttacagggaacactgtatgCAGCTCCTCTGGGTCATGCCACAACCCCAGACACCGCAGCTAACTGAGATGCCCAGGCCAGCAGGGACTGCTGGGCCCACATAGTCCAATCCCATGTAACCCAGGTGGGAGATCAGCCCCCCCAAACTACCAGTGCTGGAGAACCCCCCCCACACTGGTTGAATGCACAGGGGCCATATGGGAGGCTCTAGCACTGGCCCTTGAGTTGGGTTTTTCTAGATCTGCTccggccccaggccccagcaggaGTGTTCTGCAGGACAGAAGCCCCTAGACCCCCATTCGCTACTGGGcaaagccccttccccaccaccatgCTGCAAGGCTGAGGTCCTGAGCTCCCCCGCCCCATATCTGATAGGTGGAGAacgggggagcagagggggctgcaggaggggcactTTAGCAGTAAAAGAGCCCCTGTGGCTTGCCAGCCAGTTCGGCCGCCCCTGGTATCAACTGTAACCAGATCCCCTCTCACCCTTCTCCTTGGCAAGCTAAACAGCCCACCACACCCCCCCTCCACCAACATTTCATtactgctctggggctgctcacCTGCCAGCAGCCCGTGATCCCAGCCTCTGGTACCCACTTACCTTTTCCaacagcccctggggggctcctgcccaggctgcccctcccacctgggaGCAGCCCCCATGGCCACCTGCGGTGTCCCTCCTACCATACCTACAGGCAGCTGGACCTGTGAGGCtggggggctgagccaggtgTGAGTCCTTGTTTTTTTCCTATTCCTTTGTCTGTACTGAACTGCCACCTTGTCTTACACTGAGCTGCCAGGCTCCTAGGACAGCGCCTGTCTTTGTCTGGGGTTTGCCACAACCCAGAACCACGGGTGCATGGCCTATGACTAGGGTTCCCAGGTATTACCGCATGCCAAAGGAAAGATGCAGaacaatcatagaatcccagggctggaagggacctcagaaggtcatcgagtccagccccctgcccaaagcaggatcaatgccaactaaatcatcccagtcagggctttgtcaagccgggacttaaaagcctctggggatggagattccaccacctctctcggtaacgcattccagtgcttcacctccctcctggggaaacagtttttcctattatccaacctacacctcctgctctgtaacttcagaccattgctccttgttctgccatctgtcaccgctgagaacagcctctctccagcctcgtTAGAGCCCCcctttaggtagttgaaggctgccatcagattgcccctcactcttctcttccgcaaactaaataaccccaaatccttcagcctcttctcaccggtcacgtgctccagcctcctaatcattttcattgccctttgcgggaccctctccaatgcatccacatccttcttagtGTCTAAcagagaataatcacttctctagatctgctggaaacgttcctcctaatgcaccccagtatgctattcgccttcttggctaccaggacacactgactcatatccagcctctcatccactgtaaccccccagggtccttttctgctgcactgctacttagccagtcatgTAATCAAGCTACAGGCCAGCGCCACAAGGTAAGGTCTCTGCCCCTGAGAACTTGCTAGCCAAGTCAGGCCACGCCTGGCCAGTGCCAGGAAGGGTGGTCAGGGAACAGGCTTTGCACTCGGTGGTTTTGGTCTCTGGCTTGCAGGGCAGTCCAGTGCTGCATTACAGTCTGTTCCACAGGCCCTGCCATGGCCCGAGGGCAGGGCAAGGAGGTCAGCGAGGGAAGGCTGGGTAAAAGCACATGGACAAGGAGGAGGCTCCCGTCTCTGGAGCAGTCACTGATGTCTCACTCTGTTGCCATCTTAGGAGAAAACTGCAGCTCTTTCTTCTGGGCACTTTCCAATTCACCTTCTTCAAGACAGCCAGCGTCTTTGTGGGGCTGACCCTGGCTGCAGACGGAAGCTACGATCCGGCTGACGTAAGTcatggcccctcccccagggaaAGCTTTGAGGAGCAACTTGCCCCAGTTGCTCCAGATGGAGGTGGGTTGCAGGAGCGGCCACATCTCTGCAGGCGGCGGGCCCAGGGGAGGTGCTGCGTAGAGGGGGTGTGCGAGGGTATAGAAGCGAGGCTAAGGAAGAGAAGCCAGGCTAGCGTAACTTACACAGTGcactgggggaaggagagagaggttAGGTACCAATTTCGCCCTACCTCTGAGTCCGAGCCAgtcacagctgcagcagagagaCCATTTCCCTGGCCGGTGTGGGAGGTGATGGGACAGCAATCTGGGGGGTGGCTGACTTGATCTGGTTCTCCATCCCTCCCCAGTCCCTATAGATTTCAGGGCAACCTATGGGCCCCCCACCTGGACATGCTTAGCCTGGAATTCACAGCCTAGTCTTCTCTCTCCCCCAGATCTCTGCCCAGAGTGTGGCTGTCTGGATAAACAGCTGCCTTGGGGTCTCCACCATGTTTGCTCTGTGGGCCCTAGGGATCCTGTTCCGCCAGGCGAGGACGCATCTGAAAGAGCAGAACATGGGAGCCAAGTTCGTTTGTTTCCAGGTAATATCACTCAGGGTGGCTAGCGACCTTTGGTGTTTTCCTGGACACAAAGCACCTGGAAACCAGGTCCTTCCAAACTCCACGCACCACACAGCTATGCCGTGCCATGTCCTGCCCTGGCTGGCTGAGCCCGCGCAGCCGGCTGCCTTTCTAGTCCCGGCTTGAAACTACCTCATCGACTCATGGCGCATGAGAGTTTTCAGGTGTTGAAAGAGGACAGGACCAACTCACTGCCTCAGATCAGCCCTACCTTGCCCCGGGTAGCCCTGCCACAGGTGACGTGAGCAAGGAGCAGCAGGGCTTGTGGGTGGAGCAAGACAGACTGCCACGGATGCCAGCCCAGGCCAGGATACCTGCAATGAAACGGGAGACACAAAAGGGGGAAATTATATGCAGAGCTGGAAGAAGTACccgaaaagttacttgagtaaaagcgtcGCTGCTTTCACTGCGGGATACTTGGGTACAATCAAGATGACACATGTGGgtatctacacacacttttactcaagtagttttccagagggacactggcaacttgtacttaagtacacccctccccccaaaagcagctgtacttttacttaaCTAATTTTTTTCTGGGGGATGACTTTTGCCACCTCTGATTATATGAAAATGGAGAAAGTGGTATTGAggttcctttaagggagcaggGATATTGGATTTATTGTTCTAACCAAAAGGAAAGGCaaagtctgtaccccaggaagaTATGGAGATGATTCTCTGAGGTCTGCCCCAAAAGAAAGGGCAACACGGTGCTCCAAGGTCATGACAAGGCCAGCGAAGGACTCCTCTTCAGACTGAGCTGGGCACTGGGGTTTGAATACTAACGTCTAGTTACCGGTTAGCCACAAAGCTTGCTGATGGAACACCTGATAGGGGCCGGGAGCAGCTAAGCACCTGACATGGGAATGCAGGGAGGGATCCTGGGAACGAATGGAGATGCTTGAGGGTCAGGCAATTTGGCTAACAGCAAAACCACCTCAGCTACTCATCATGGGGCTACAGAGGAGGGCAAGAGGCGTGAATAGCTGAGGGATAACAGTGAAGCGTTGGTCACGTCCCCATCAGAATGCAGAGGCAGCCAGGCTGCTCGGCGGCTGTGTGCGCCAAGCACCACTGAAACTTACTCCGGGGAGCTAGAGGGTGAGGGTGTGGACGAAAGTGAGGAGGTGAAATAAGAAGTTACCACTGCTGAGGAAGGGGCCAGGCACCAGGTACTGGCAAGAccgaggagggggagaagaaaaggGCAGGTTtaaaaactgcccccccccatggaGGTGAGGGCTGGTCTGCCTGGGgaacctggccagcagctgtcccCGGTGTAACACCCCCACTGAGAGGGGAACCGCTGCTCCAGTCTAAAGTGACTATTCCAGTAGGGTTATGTGCTGGCGTGGGGCTGCTGCTCAGCTGTCCCGCACAGAAAAGGCCTCCGGAGCCATAGAAGCTAGAAGGGGACGCAGAggtggtggggtctgggcagaacAGGTGTTGGTTTGTCTGGGTTTTCCAGGTGTAAATGGAAACCTACCCACCATTCTCGGTCCTCCACACGTCTCAATCTCACCCAACTCGCGAGCTGTACGGGATCCTGGCGTGCCAGTGATTGTCCCTTCTGCTTCTGGTCCCAGGTGCTGCTCATCCTGACTGCGCTCCAGCCCGCCATCCTCAGCATCCTGGCCAGCAGCGGCCAGAttgcctgctccccacccctcccttccaggACGAGGTCACAGTGTGAGTAGCACGAGGCTCCAGCCCCCTCTTAGCACAGCTCATTTAAGAAAGGAAATGGGCCCAGAACAgaatcagcctctctccacctggCCCCGACGGGCAGGGATACTTTCACCCCATCTATTCTTAGCACGGGGAAGCGGCAGACTAGGCGGACGTACGCCTTTGATCACCATTCAGTATCTGCTGGGCGCTAGCGAACACGGATGCGTCCCCTTAGTCTTCTAACGTGCCTCTTTAAACAGCTCGACCATTCTGGCTGGGGAGCGAGTGGGAAGAAcgctcaggccaggtctacgctagaccttaaagtcgactgTAGCGATGCTGTATCAGTGAGGGCAATGGCGTAactggaattgacttacctgccgtcgacttacctggccaccatcacagagggaggtcaatcggagaaactctcctgtggacctcccttactcctggtgactgaggagtacaggggtcaaccgcTGACCTTGGACAGTTCGATTTCACGCTCCCCTGCTAGGCGCGCAGAATCGAACCCAAAGTAAATCTTAGTGGAGACATACCCTAACAGAAGGCGCATTAGCTCACTCCTCCCCTTCACGGCTTGTTTTCAGACATGAGTATGCAGTTGATCATCATGGAGACCTTCCTCATGACGGTGGTGACCAGGATGTACTACAGAAAGCAGGACGACAAGGCAGGGTACCAACCTTTCAGCCCTCTGGATGGAGACGTGGAAATCAAACCTTCAACAGGATGCAGTGGGGATGAGAAAGGAGCTTCTGGCACAAGGGGCTTCTCCCATGTTGCCAACATGTCCCCTCTGCAATTCCAAGAGGATAGAATATTGTCCTAGAAGCTTCAGACAGCTACCATTTGGCAGGCCACGTATGGGAGGGAAATAAGAGTTTGCATCCAGATGGTAGGTGGCTCAGAAATCCAAAGGATACGTACCAAAGTTTCTGCAAATCAGCTCCTTAATGCAGGGATGTGGTCTGTAAAGTGCCTAGCGTGCCTCGGGTGCTGGATAAATACGAAATAAACTCAGTCCAGGCACTGCAGCTGGGCTCACTGCTGTTAGAATGAACGTTTCATTTAAACCTCTCTGAGGACAAAAAGCGGGGGCTGAACTCTGCCTCCTCTGGTCTCCCAGAGAGTGGAGGTGGTCAGAGCAGGACCACTACCTCTATTTGCTACGACAAATG includes these proteins:
- the SLC51A gene encoding organic solute transporter subunit alpha isoform X4, coding for MEPAAELQPDPRIPPHLVELLTKNFSIPLACISQPPTSQQMLHQLDNIELSILGLMTFLVLVSVVIFLEEVTYLFKKIRCLVKRKTLIWSSSAPMMVSVFCCFGLWIPRSMMVVEMAIGMYYSVCFYLLMLVMVEGFGGKEALLKALRDTPMAISTGPCCCCCPCCPRVTMTKRKLQLFLLGTFQFTFFKTASVFVGLTLAADGSYDPADISAQSVAVWINSCLGVSTMFALWALGILFRQARTHLKEQNMGAKFVCFQVLLILTALQPAILSILASSGQIACSPPLPSRTRSQYMSMQLIIMETFLMTVVTRMYYRKQDDKAGYQPFSPLDGDVEIKPSTGCSGDEKGASGTRGFSHVANMSPLQFQEDRILS
- the SLC51A gene encoding organic solute transporter subunit alpha isoform X1, with the translated sequence MPLHNSMPQVPCFTLERGEELALLCEGPGDLLVKAPAKRWARCRCEPAAPPASHMQLEESTGEPARAGGMEPAAELQPDPRIPPHLVELLTKNFSIPLACISQPPTSQQMLHQLDNIELSILGLMTFLVLVSVVIFLEEVTYLFKKIRCLVKRKTLIWSSSAPMMVSVFCCFGLWIPRSMMVVEMAIGMYYSVCFYLLMLVMVEGFGGKEALLKALRDTPMAISTGPCCCCCPCCPRVTMTKRKLQLFLLGTFQFTFFKTASVFVGLTLAADGSYDPADISAQSVAVWINSCLGVSTMFALWALGILFRQARTHLKEQNMGAKFVCFQVLLILTALQPAILSILASSGQIACSPPLPSRTRSQYMSMQLIIMETFLMTVVTRMYYRKQDDKAGYQPFSPLDGDVEIKPSTGCSGDEKGASGTRGFSHVANMSPLQFQEDRILS
- the SLC51A gene encoding organic solute transporter subunit alpha isoform X3, translating into MPLHNSMPQVPCFTLERGEELALLCEGPGDLLVKAPAKRWARCRCEPAAPPASHMQLEESTGEPARAGGMEPAAELQPDPRIPPHLVELLTKNFSIPLACISQPPTSQQMLHQLDNIELSILGLMTFLVLVSVVIFLEEVTYLFKKIRCLVKRKTLIWSSSAPMMVSVFCCFGLWIPRSMMVVEMAIGMRKLQLFLLGTFQFTFFKTASVFVGLTLAADGSYDPADISAQSVAVWINSCLGVSTMFALWALGILFRQARTHLKEQNMGAKFVCFQVLLILTALQPAILSILASSGQIACSPPLPSRTRSQYMSMQLIIMETFLMTVVTRMYYRKQDDKAGYQPFSPLDGDVEIKPSTGCSGDEKGASGTRGFSHVANMSPLQFQEDRILS
- the SLC51A gene encoding organic solute transporter subunit alpha isoform X2, with the protein product MLAVTFPSLVRLPAEVPTGRGKAVGPRRQLEESTGEPARAGGMEPAAELQPDPRIPPHLVELLTKNFSIPLACISQPPTSQQMLHQLDNIELSILGLMTFLVLVSVVIFLEEVTYLFKKIRCLVKRKTLIWSSSAPMMVSVFCCFGLWIPRSMMVVEMAIGMYYSVCFYLLMLVMVEGFGGKEALLKALRDTPMAISTGPCCCCCPCCPRVTMTKRKLQLFLLGTFQFTFFKTASVFVGLTLAADGSYDPADISAQSVAVWINSCLGVSTMFALWALGILFRQARTHLKEQNMGAKFVCFQVLLILTALQPAILSILASSGQIACSPPLPSRTRSQYMSMQLIIMETFLMTVVTRMYYRKQDDKAGYQPFSPLDGDVEIKPSTGCSGDEKGASGTRGFSHVANMSPLQFQEDRILS